The following are encoded together in the Eriocheir sinensis breed Jianghai 21 chromosome 28, ASM2467909v1, whole genome shotgun sequence genome:
- the LOC127004355 gene encoding uncharacterized protein LOC127004355 isoform X4 yields MELLYNAVTDEQMQVKCSRAAAAQRARRRKELKKMTEEEIKARRAAAARAQRKNRQKRLEMMTDDQRAQYRAAVANAQRVRRHLRLDKMSEEERRSERALQSSLAAKRRRMREEKMSKEEIQARRAAAAALQRRKRQMKREQMSDDELKERRAAEAALRRQRRQTIVTEEEEPAPENSEEPAKKVRRHRQKEYSEKDEEFQPQGQTTTAGGGVLQHDYYHYRKEYGVEGQQPPSMEGDPTPENLMVQILMQAQNAAAHQSYQDDRMKMESSGPHYPSTNQLVEAHHLAASYAMGQAYQEMPQNDRKDMMY; encoded by the exons ATGGAGCTA cTGTACAATGCAGTGACTGATGAACAGATGCAAGTGAAGTGTTCCCGTGCAGCAGCAGCACAGAGAGCAAGGCGACGAAAGGAACTAAAAAAGATGACAGAAGAGGAAATCAAAGCAAGGCGGGCAGCAGCTGCCAGAGCCCAAAGGAAAAATCGGCAAAAACGACTTGAAATGATGACAGATGACCAAAGAGCTCAATACAGAGCTGCTGTGGCTAATGCTCAGAGAGTACGAAGACACCTACGCCTTGACAAAATGTCAGAGGAAGAGAGACGCTCAGAGCGAGCACTGCAAAGTTCTCTGGCAGCCAAGCGAAGGCGCAtgcgagaggaaaaaatgagtaaGGAAGAGATTCAGGCCCGtcgtgcagcagcagcagccctgCAGAGGAGAAAACGGCAGATGAAACGTGAGCAAATGAGTGACGATGAGCTGAAGGAGCGTCGTGCAGCAGAAGCAGCTTTGAGACGCCAGAGGCGGCAGACCAtcgtgacagaggaggaggagcctgcaCCCGAGAACTCTGAAGAACCAGCCAAGAAAGTCCGGCGCCACCGCCAGAAAGAATACTCTGAGAAGGATGAGGAGTTCCAGCCACAGGGACAGACAACAACAGCAGGGGGAGGGGTGTTGCAGcacgactactaccactaccggAAGGAGTATGGGGTGGAGGGCCAGCAGCCTCCCAGCATGGAAGGGGATCCTACTCCTGAAAATTTAATGGTGCAAATCCTGATG CAAGCACAGAATGCAGCAGCCCACCAGTCTTACCAAGATGACCGTATGAAGATGGAATCATCAGGACCACATTATCCTTCCACAAACCAGCTGGTTGAGGCACACCATTTGGCAGCATCCTATGCTATGGGCCAGGCCTACCAGGAGATGCCCCAAAATGATCGGAAGGACATGATGTATTAA
- the LOC127004355 gene encoding uncharacterized protein LOC127004355 isoform X3: MGKQEEGRALEKPVDANLINDNGAMSSMQEDSLTSNENGSTDSVYSYENRVAMELLYNAVTDEQMQVKCSRAAAAQRARRRKELKKMTEEEIKARRAAAARAQRKNRQKRLEMMTDDQRAQYRAAVANAQRVRRHLRLDKMSEEERRSERALQSSLAAKRRRMREEKMSKEEIQARRAAAAALQRRKRQMKREQMSDDELKERRAAEAALRRQRRQTIVTEEEEPAPENSEEPAKKVRRHRQKEYSEKDEEFQPQGQTTTAGGGVLQHDYYHYRKEYGVEGQQPPSMEGDPTPENLMVQILMQAQNAAAHQSYQDDRMKMESSGPHYPSTNQLVEAHHLAASYAMGQAYQEMPQNDRKDMMY, encoded by the exons ATggggaaacaggaggaagggagagcactAGAGA AACCTGTAGATGCCAACTTAATAAATGATAATGGTGCAATGTCCTCTATGCAGGAAGACTCTCTCACATCCAATGAGAATGGCAGCACTGACTCAGTGTACAGCTATGAAAACAGAGTTGCCATGGAGCTA cTGTACAATGCAGTGACTGATGAACAGATGCAAGTGAAGTGTTCCCGTGCAGCAGCAGCACAGAGAGCAAGGCGACGAAAGGAACTAAAAAAGATGACAGAAGAGGAAATCAAAGCAAGGCGGGCAGCAGCTGCCAGAGCCCAAAGGAAAAATCGGCAAAAACGACTTGAAATGATGACAGATGACCAAAGAGCTCAATACAGAGCTGCTGTGGCTAATGCTCAGAGAGTACGAAGACACCTACGCCTTGACAAAATGTCAGAGGAAGAGAGACGCTCAGAGCGAGCACTGCAAAGTTCTCTGGCAGCCAAGCGAAGGCGCAtgcgagaggaaaaaatgagtaaGGAAGAGATTCAGGCCCGtcgtgcagcagcagcagccctgCAGAGGAGAAAACGGCAGATGAAACGTGAGCAAATGAGTGACGATGAGCTGAAGGAGCGTCGTGCAGCAGAAGCAGCTTTGAGACGCCAGAGGCGGCAGACCAtcgtgacagaggaggaggagcctgcaCCCGAGAACTCTGAAGAACCAGCCAAGAAAGTCCGGCGCCACCGCCAGAAAGAATACTCTGAGAAGGATGAGGAGTTCCAGCCACAGGGACAGACAACAACAGCAGGGGGAGGGGTGTTGCAGcacgactactaccactaccggAAGGAGTATGGGGTGGAGGGCCAGCAGCCTCCCAGCATGGAAGGGGATCCTACTCCTGAAAATTTAATGGTGCAAATCCTGATG CAAGCACAGAATGCAGCAGCCCACCAGTCTTACCAAGATGACCGTATGAAGATGGAATCATCAGGACCACATTATCCTTCCACAAACCAGCTGGTTGAGGCACACCATTTGGCAGCATCCTATGCTATGGGCCAGGCCTACCAGGAGATGCCCCAAAATGATCGGAAGGACATGATGTATTAA
- the LOC127004355 gene encoding uncharacterized protein LOC127004355 isoform X1, with translation MHTSESRDGLFQDLSVYEKESRVGGQKHSPCPSGRKKTHTIKRLHSSCRTSWKKSDKGDYLEDSQGDDDVPVESFLSYIEIKEEPVDANLINDNGAMSSMQEDSLTSNENGSTDSVYSYENRVAMELLYNAVTDEQMQVKCSRAAAAQRARRRKELKKMTEEEIKARRAAAARAQRKNRQKRLEMMTDDQRAQYRAAVANAQRVRRHLRLDKMSEEERRSERALQSSLAAKRRRMREEKMSKEEIQARRAAAAALQRRKRQMKREQMSDDELKERRAAEAALRRQRRQTIVTEEEEPAPENSEEPAKKVRRHRQKEYSEKDEEFQPQGQTTTAGGGVLQHDYYHYRKEYGVEGQQPPSMEGDPTPENLMVQILMQAQNAAAHQSYQDDRMKMESSGPHYPSTNQLVEAHHLAASYAMGQAYQEMPQNDRKDMMY, from the exons ATGCATACTTCAGAATCGCGGGATGGTCTGTTTCAAGACTTAAGTGTATATGAAAAAGAATCCAGAGTTGGAGGACAAAAGCATAGCCCTTGTCCCAGTGGTAGAAAAAAGACACACACTATAAAAAGACTGCACAGCAGCTGCAGAACTTCATGGAAGAAGAGTGACAAAGGGGACTACCTAGAGGACAGCCAAGGGGACGACGACGTACCAGTTGAAAGCTTCCTTTCTTACATTGAGATAAAGGAGG AACCTGTAGATGCCAACTTAATAAATGATAATGGTGCAATGTCCTCTATGCAGGAAGACTCTCTCACATCCAATGAGAATGGCAGCACTGACTCAGTGTACAGCTATGAAAACAGAGTTGCCATGGAGCTA cTGTACAATGCAGTGACTGATGAACAGATGCAAGTGAAGTGTTCCCGTGCAGCAGCAGCACAGAGAGCAAGGCGACGAAAGGAACTAAAAAAGATGACAGAAGAGGAAATCAAAGCAAGGCGGGCAGCAGCTGCCAGAGCCCAAAGGAAAAATCGGCAAAAACGACTTGAAATGATGACAGATGACCAAAGAGCTCAATACAGAGCTGCTGTGGCTAATGCTCAGAGAGTACGAAGACACCTACGCCTTGACAAAATGTCAGAGGAAGAGAGACGCTCAGAGCGAGCACTGCAAAGTTCTCTGGCAGCCAAGCGAAGGCGCAtgcgagaggaaaaaatgagtaaGGAAGAGATTCAGGCCCGtcgtgcagcagcagcagccctgCAGAGGAGAAAACGGCAGATGAAACGTGAGCAAATGAGTGACGATGAGCTGAAGGAGCGTCGTGCAGCAGAAGCAGCTTTGAGACGCCAGAGGCGGCAGACCAtcgtgacagaggaggaggagcctgcaCCCGAGAACTCTGAAGAACCAGCCAAGAAAGTCCGGCGCCACCGCCAGAAAGAATACTCTGAGAAGGATGAGGAGTTCCAGCCACAGGGACAGACAACAACAGCAGGGGGAGGGGTGTTGCAGcacgactactaccactaccggAAGGAGTATGGGGTGGAGGGCCAGCAGCCTCCCAGCATGGAAGGGGATCCTACTCCTGAAAATTTAATGGTGCAAATCCTGATG CAAGCACAGAATGCAGCAGCCCACCAGTCTTACCAAGATGACCGTATGAAGATGGAATCATCAGGACCACATTATCCTTCCACAAACCAGCTGGTTGAGGCACACCATTTGGCAGCATCCTATGCTATGGGCCAGGCCTACCAGGAGATGCCCCAAAATGATCGGAAGGACATGATGTATTAA
- the LOC127004355 gene encoding uncharacterized protein LOC127004355 isoform X2 — protein MHTSESRDGLFQDLSVYEKESRVGGQKHSPCPSGRKKTHTIKRLHSSCRTSWKKSDKGDYLEDSQGDDDVPVESFLSYIEIKEEPVDANLINDNGAMSSMQEDSLTSNENGSTDSVYSYENRVAMELLYNAVTDEQMQVKCSRAAAAQRARRRKELKKMTEEEIKARRAAAARAQRKNRQKRLEMMTDDQRAQYRAAVANAQRVRRHLRLDKMSEEERRSERALQSSLAAKRRRMREEKMSKEEIQARRAAAAALQRRKRQMKREQMSDDELKERRAAEAALRRQRRQTIVTEEEEPAPENSEEPAKKVRRHRQKEYSEKDEEFQPQGQTTTAGGGVLQHDYYHYRKEYGVEGQQPPSMEGDPTPENLMQAQNAAAHQSYQDDRMKMESSGPHYPSTNQLVEAHHLAASYAMGQAYQEMPQNDRKDMMY, from the exons ATGCATACTTCAGAATCGCGGGATGGTCTGTTTCAAGACTTAAGTGTATATGAAAAAGAATCCAGAGTTGGAGGACAAAAGCATAGCCCTTGTCCCAGTGGTAGAAAAAAGACACACACTATAAAAAGACTGCACAGCAGCTGCAGAACTTCATGGAAGAAGAGTGACAAAGGGGACTACCTAGAGGACAGCCAAGGGGACGACGACGTACCAGTTGAAAGCTTCCTTTCTTACATTGAGATAAAGGAGG AACCTGTAGATGCCAACTTAATAAATGATAATGGTGCAATGTCCTCTATGCAGGAAGACTCTCTCACATCCAATGAGAATGGCAGCACTGACTCAGTGTACAGCTATGAAAACAGAGTTGCCATGGAGCTA cTGTACAATGCAGTGACTGATGAACAGATGCAAGTGAAGTGTTCCCGTGCAGCAGCAGCACAGAGAGCAAGGCGACGAAAGGAACTAAAAAAGATGACAGAAGAGGAAATCAAAGCAAGGCGGGCAGCAGCTGCCAGAGCCCAAAGGAAAAATCGGCAAAAACGACTTGAAATGATGACAGATGACCAAAGAGCTCAATACAGAGCTGCTGTGGCTAATGCTCAGAGAGTACGAAGACACCTACGCCTTGACAAAATGTCAGAGGAAGAGAGACGCTCAGAGCGAGCACTGCAAAGTTCTCTGGCAGCCAAGCGAAGGCGCAtgcgagaggaaaaaatgagtaaGGAAGAGATTCAGGCCCGtcgtgcagcagcagcagccctgCAGAGGAGAAAACGGCAGATGAAACGTGAGCAAATGAGTGACGATGAGCTGAAGGAGCGTCGTGCAGCAGAAGCAGCTTTGAGACGCCAGAGGCGGCAGACCAtcgtgacagaggaggaggagcctgcaCCCGAGAACTCTGAAGAACCAGCCAAGAAAGTCCGGCGCCACCGCCAGAAAGAATACTCTGAGAAGGATGAGGAGTTCCAGCCACAGGGACAGACAACAACAGCAGGGGGAGGGGTGTTGCAGcacgactactaccactaccggAAGGAGTATGGGGTGGAGGGCCAGCAGCCTCCCAGCATGGAAGGGGATCCTACTCCTGAAAATTTAATG CAAGCACAGAATGCAGCAGCCCACCAGTCTTACCAAGATGACCGTATGAAGATGGAATCATCAGGACCACATTATCCTTCCACAAACCAGCTGGTTGAGGCACACCATTTGGCAGCATCCTATGCTATGGGCCAGGCCTACCAGGAGATGCCCCAAAATGATCGGAAGGACATGATGTATTAA
- the LOC127004355 gene encoding uncharacterized protein LOC127004355 isoform X5 yields the protein MQVKCSRAAAAQRARRRKELKKMTEEEIKARRAAAARAQRKNRQKRLEMMTDDQRAQYRAAVANAQRVRRHLRLDKMSEEERRSERALQSSLAAKRRRMREEKMSKEEIQARRAAAAALQRRKRQMKREQMSDDELKERRAAEAALRRQRRQTIVTEEEEPAPENSEEPAKKVRRHRQKEYSEKDEEFQPQGQTTTAGGGVLQHDYYHYRKEYGVEGQQPPSMEGDPTPENLMVQILMQAQNAAAHQSYQDDRMKMESSGPHYPSTNQLVEAHHLAASYAMGQAYQEMPQNDRKDMMY from the exons ATGCAAGTGAAGTGTTCCCGTGCAGCAGCAGCACAGAGAGCAAGGCGACGAAAGGAACTAAAAAAGATGACAGAAGAGGAAATCAAAGCAAGGCGGGCAGCAGCTGCCAGAGCCCAAAGGAAAAATCGGCAAAAACGACTTGAAATGATGACAGATGACCAAAGAGCTCAATACAGAGCTGCTGTGGCTAATGCTCAGAGAGTACGAAGACACCTACGCCTTGACAAAATGTCAGAGGAAGAGAGACGCTCAGAGCGAGCACTGCAAAGTTCTCTGGCAGCCAAGCGAAGGCGCAtgcgagaggaaaaaatgagtaaGGAAGAGATTCAGGCCCGtcgtgcagcagcagcagccctgCAGAGGAGAAAACGGCAGATGAAACGTGAGCAAATGAGTGACGATGAGCTGAAGGAGCGTCGTGCAGCAGAAGCAGCTTTGAGACGCCAGAGGCGGCAGACCAtcgtgacagaggaggaggagcctgcaCCCGAGAACTCTGAAGAACCAGCCAAGAAAGTCCGGCGCCACCGCCAGAAAGAATACTCTGAGAAGGATGAGGAGTTCCAGCCACAGGGACAGACAACAACAGCAGGGGGAGGGGTGTTGCAGcacgactactaccactaccggAAGGAGTATGGGGTGGAGGGCCAGCAGCCTCCCAGCATGGAAGGGGATCCTACTCCTGAAAATTTAATGGTGCAAATCCTGATG CAAGCACAGAATGCAGCAGCCCACCAGTCTTACCAAGATGACCGTATGAAGATGGAATCATCAGGACCACATTATCCTTCCACAAACCAGCTGGTTGAGGCACACCATTTGGCAGCATCCTATGCTATGGGCCAGGCCTACCAGGAGATGCCCCAAAATGATCGGAAGGACATGATGTATTAA